From the Silurus meridionalis isolate SWU-2019-XX chromosome 5, ASM1480568v1, whole genome shotgun sequence genome, one window contains:
- the LOC124385730 gene encoding uncharacterized protein LOC124385730, whose translation MSDFQQFLAQAEMCSVHPPFSVLRGDMLHTHLTHMLHTHLRLEIMMLMWITMMLFNKFDSAQINYIIQPNSIISADVGGNVTLHCFIQREDISESVVWYKQKVGYEPCVLVSIQIDSFFEEEFRSPRFSVEKENLGCHLKIAHVEPSDEAMYYCGLRKFSIEFGKGTFLSVKRKADVSVSVFQSSVSDSVPAGASVTLQCSVLSESRAAELQVLWFRAAPSQSHPQLIYTHHNSSLQCESESSTHTCVYNLSKNIFSLNDTGTYYCAVALCGKIIFGNGTRVQFRKSVDPVVIFLPVAGVCVLVIFALIVSCKEENCDCRNVRSHQGSANQGRSAVTVNFSALQFKERKNQDSVYSELIYSSFD comes from the exons aTGTCAGACTTTCAGCAATTCTTGGCACAAGCTGAGATGTGCTCAGTTCACCCACCTTTCAGTGTATTGAGAGGTGACATGctgcacacacacctcacacacatgcTGCACACACACCTCAGGCTGGAAATTATGATGCTAATGTGGATTACAATGATGCTCTTTAATAAATTTG ATTCTGCACAGATAAATTACATCATTCAACCGAACTCAATTATCTCTGCTGATGTTGGTGGTAACGTGACTCTGCACTGCTTTATACAGCGAGAGGACATCAGCGAATCTGTCGTTTGGTACAAGCAAAAAGTTGGATATGAGCCTTGTGTATTGGTCTCAATTCAAATTGATTCTTTTTTCGAGGAGGAGTTCAGGTCACCAAGATTCAGCGTTGAGAAAGAAAATCTGGGCTGCCATTTGAAAATTGCGCACGTGGAACCGTCAGATGAAGCCATGTATTACTGTGGACTGAGAAAGTTTTCAATAGAATTTggaaaaggaacatttttatcaGTGAAAC GTAAAGCAGATGTAagtgtttcagtgtttcagaGCAGTGTGTCAGACTCGGTTCCTGCAGGAGCATCAGTGACTCTGCAGTGTTCGGTTCTCTCtgagagcagagcagcagaACTCCAAGTGCTCTGGTTCAGAGCTGCTCCATCACAATCCCATCCTCAACTCATTTACACTCATCACAACAGCAGCCTTCAGTGTGAGAGCGAATCttctacacacacctgtgtgtacaACTTGTCCAAGAACATCTTCAGCCTCAATGATACTGGTACTTACTACTGCGCTGTGGCCCTGTGTGGGAAGATCATTTTCGGGAACGGAACACGAGTACAGTTCA GAAAATCTGTGGATCCTGTAGTGATCTTTCTCCCTgtagctggtgtgtgtgtgcttgtgatcTTTGCTCTTATTGTAAGCTGTAAAGAGGAAAATTGTGACTGTAGAAATG TGAGATCTCATCAAGGTTCTGCCAAtcag GGTCGTTCTGCTGTCACGGTCAATTTTTCTGCTTTACAgtttaaagagagaaaaaaccaGGACAGTGTGTATTCTGAACTGATTTACTCATCTTTCGATTAG
- the LOC124385749 gene encoding uncharacterized protein LOC124385749 isoform X1, protein MNRFWILILIFCAMYAVKPGGLWVSAQSLTEPPVYQPDKELSVDIGDSATLRCCVSENTVGMMALFKQPHRAQPQIILKVFRNAGRTFSIEFQNGSFQTRTDLNCFNVTISNITQSDEAMYYCALISPDLVFADGTFLKIKVLSLGTALGLCALFCLVFCVTYFTLKRMCDKVETSVEDCLRSKQLSRPTSSTYGSPQLFKKKTQPGGSDYWVHTDVMYAEL, encoded by the exons atgaataggtTCTGGATTTTAATTCTGATCTTCTGTGCCATGT ATGCAGTAAAACCTGGTGGACTCTGGGTTTCTGCACAATCTCTCACAGAGCCACCAGTTTATCAGCCTGATAAAGAGCTCAGTGTGGATATCGGAGACTCGGCGACTCTGCGCTGTTGTGTTTCTGAAAATACAGTTGGCATGATGGCCTTGTTTAAGCAACCACACAGAGCACAACCACAGATAATACTCAAAGTCTTCAGAAATGCTGGACGAACATTTTCCATTGAATTTCAGAATGGAAGTTTCCAGACAAGAACAGATTTAAACTGCTTCAATGTGACCATTTCGAACATAACTCAGTCTGATGAAGCCATGTACTACTGTGCACTGATATCTCCTGACTTAGTTTTTGCTGATGGGACGTTTTTAAAGATTAAAG TGCTCAGTCTGGGAACGGCTTTGGGTTTGTGTGCACTTTTCTGTCTGGTTTTCTGTGTCACATATTTCACACTGAAGAGAATGTGTGATAAAG TAGAAACTTCTGTAGAAGATTGTCTAAGATCAAAGCAG cTCTCTCGTCCCACCAGCTCAACTTATGGGTCTCCGCAGTTGttcaagaaaaaaacccaacctGGTGGAAGTGATTACTGGGTGCACACGGATGTGATGTATGCTgaactgtaa
- the LOC124385749 gene encoding uncharacterized protein LOC124385749 isoform X2 has protein sequence MNRFWILILIFCAMLKPGGLWVSAQSLTEPPVYQPDKELSVDIGDSATLRCCVSENTVGMMALFKQPHRAQPQIILKVFRNAGRTFSIEFQNGSFQTRTDLNCFNVTISNITQSDEAMYYCALISPDLVFADGTFLKIKVLSLGTALGLCALFCLVFCVTYFTLKRMCDKVETSVEDCLRSKQLSRPTSSTYGSPQLFKKKTQPGGSDYWVHTDVMYAEL, from the exons atgaataggtTCTGGATTTTAATTCTGATCTTCTGTGCCATGT TAAAACCTGGTGGACTCTGGGTTTCTGCACAATCTCTCACAGAGCCACCAGTTTATCAGCCTGATAAAGAGCTCAGTGTGGATATCGGAGACTCGGCGACTCTGCGCTGTTGTGTTTCTGAAAATACAGTTGGCATGATGGCCTTGTTTAAGCAACCACACAGAGCACAACCACAGATAATACTCAAAGTCTTCAGAAATGCTGGACGAACATTTTCCATTGAATTTCAGAATGGAAGTTTCCAGACAAGAACAGATTTAAACTGCTTCAATGTGACCATTTCGAACATAACTCAGTCTGATGAAGCCATGTACTACTGTGCACTGATATCTCCTGACTTAGTTTTTGCTGATGGGACGTTTTTAAAGATTAAAG TGCTCAGTCTGGGAACGGCTTTGGGTTTGTGTGCACTTTTCTGTCTGGTTTTCTGTGTCACATATTTCACACTGAAGAGAATGTGTGATAAAG TAGAAACTTCTGTAGAAGATTGTCTAAGATCAAAGCAG cTCTCTCGTCCCACCAGCTCAACTTATGGGTCTCCGCAGTTGttcaagaaaaaaacccaacctGGTGGAAGTGATTACTGGGTGCACACGGATGTGATGTATGCTgaactgtaa